From one Humulus lupulus chromosome 8, drHumLupu1.1, whole genome shotgun sequence genomic stretch:
- the LOC133794757 gene encoding uncharacterized protein LOC133794757 isoform X1, producing MQVGASSPCKLRSVYGREAENLGRSLRAAPGSASAIWFLFPFSNFQNLCSFLQFVAWLPGNHKNRNQIEKRGLPPFFFLSFHPKFATMTTSKRLADKKVAKFQKNITKRGAVPETSTKKGNDYPVGPILLGFFVFVVIGSSLFQIIRTATSGGMA from the exons ATGCAAGTGGG AGCTTCTTCACCTTGTAAGCTCCGCTCCGTGTACGGACGAGAAGCTGAAAATCTTGGGCGTAGCTTGCGCGCTGCTCCAGGCTCCGCCTCTGCTATCTGGTTCCTTTTTCCTTTTTCTAATTTTCAAAATCTTTGTTCTTTTTTACAATTTGTCGCGTGGTTGCCGGGTAATCATAAAAATAGG AACCAAATCGAAAAAAGAGGCCTCCctcctttcttctttctttcttttcaccCCAAATTCGCTACAATG ACTACCTCAAAGCGCCTTGCTGATAAGAAAGTTGCCAAGTTTCAGAAGAACATTACAAAGAGGGGAGCGGTTCCTGAAACCTCTACAAAGAAAGGAAATGACTACCCAGTTGGGCCTATTCTGCTCGGTTTCTTCGTGTTCGTGGTGATCGGATCAT CCTTGTTCCAGATAATTAGAACCGCTACAAGTGGTGGGATGGCTTAA
- the LOC133794756 gene encoding uncharacterized protein LOC133794756, translated as MAFVMKPSSRYSSYDSRSSTSSHFSDPSSSTEFIKRKSPLPAQNSSSSRALVKSKPSDVSKPKSKPSDPNFTTMVKKFMEKRSNSSLSKTKVDNRVGLVIPSDLIAEDLKKTARKGSNFGTLHKKLFGKGTSSEKKKEVKALTEVKGNTRTLAMVLRSERELLSLSKEQEMEISELKLVLEKKNTEVEKLKDLCLKQREEIKSLKNAILFPDVINSQLQDILEKQGSELKQAKHLIPTLQRQVTSLTGQLQCIADDLAEVKADKYSGRAGFQHHSSSPRTPTFNHEDASNSLEFSSDDPASPCSPDDMLLKDLNPCLTPYYAKTRSKEFEGIGYNSPQPQDESLSEDKMEFGFNSFSKKFSRSSDYCLNSKTGNTLNRAARRSDEIKCTYGKQKHHKLF; from the exons ATGGCGTTTGTAATGAAGCCTTCTTCAAGGTACAGTTCGTACGATTCACGCTCCTCAACTTCGTCTCACTTCTCAGATCCGTCTTCATCGACGGAGTTCATCAAGCGCAAGTCCCCTTTACCCGCACAGAACTCATCCTCCTCCCGCGCTCTCGTCAAATCCAAGCCCTCTGATGTATCCAAGCCAAAATCCAAGCCGTCTGATCCGAACTTCACCACCATGGTCAAGAAGTTTATGGAGAAGCGTTCCAATTCGTCTTTGTCGAAAACGAAGGTGGATAATCGTGTGGGTTTGGTCATTCCTTCAGATTTAATCGCTGAAGATTTGAAGAAGACGGCGAGGAAGGGATCGAATTTCGGAACTCTGCACAAGAAATTGTTTGGGAAAGGAACGTCGtcagagaagaagaaggaggtgaAGGCGTTGACGGAAGTGAAAGGGAACACGAGGACGCTGGCTATGGTTTTGAGGAGTGAGAGGGAGCTTTTAAGCTTGAGTAAGGAGCAGGAAATGGAGATTTCCGAGCTTAAGTTGGTGCTTGAAAAAAAGAATACAGAA GTTGAGAAACTGAAGGACTTGTGTTTAAAACAAAGGGAAGAAATCAAATCATTGAAAAATGCAATACTGTTCCCAGATGTCATTAATTCACAACTTCAAGACATTTTAGAGAAACAGGGTTCAGAGCTGAAGCAAGCGAAACATTTAATCCCAACACTTCAAAGGCAAGTGACTTCTCTCACAGGCCAGCTCCAATGCATAGCTGATGATCTTGCCGAG GTGAAGGCTGATAAATATTCAGGGAGAGCTGGTTTTCAACATCACAGCAGCTCCCCCAGAACACCAACATTTAATCACGAAGATGCTTCTAATTCTTTG GAATTCAGCTCTGATGATCCAGCTAGTCCCTGTAGTCCGGATGACATGTTGCTCAAAGATTTAAATCCATGCTTGACACCCTATTACGCTAAAACAAGATCCAAG GAATTTGAGGGAATTGGATATAATTCTCCTCAACCACAAGATGAAAGCTTATCTGAAGACAAAATGGAGTTTGGATTCAATTCTTTCAGTAAGAAATTTTCCAGAAGTTCTGACTATTGCCTAAATTCCAAAACAGGAAACACATTAAACCGAGCTGCTCGAAGATCGGACGAAATTAAATGCACATATGGAAAACAAAAGCACCATAAACTTTTTTGA
- the LOC133794758 gene encoding CASP-like protein 2B1, translating to MSYLGVGVSPGNVPVYHSTDSRVIDRRVRIAELVLRCVICALGLVACVLVATDTQVKEIFSIQKKAKYTDMKALVFVVIVNAVVSAYSLVQALRCTVSMVRGHVLFSKPLAWIIFSGDQVMAYVTMAAVAAAAQSAVFAKLGQPELQWMKICSMYEKFCNQVGEGIASAVLVSLSAVVISCISAFNLFRLYGGNKAKSSTTR from the exons ATGAGCTACTTGGGTGTTGGTGTTAGTCCAGGGAACGTCCCAGTTTATCATAGTACAGACTCAAGAGTTATAGATCGAAGAGTAAGAATTGCAGAGTTGGTCTTGAGATGTGTCATATGTGCCCTAGGACTAGTTGCTTGTGTTCTTGTAGCGACTGATACCCAAGTCAAAGAAATCTTCTCAATCCAGAAGAAAGCTAAATATACAGACATGAAAGCTCTTGT ATTTGTGGTCATAGTCAATGCGGTAGTTTCTGCCTACTCGTTGGTACAAGCTTTGCGTTGTACTGTGAGCATGGTTAGAGGACATGTTCTGTTCAGCAAGCCTTTAGCTTGGATCATTTTCTCGGGTGACCAG GTGATGGCTTATGTGACAATGGCTGCAGTAGCAGCGGCCGCACAGTCGGCGGTGTTTGCCAAGCTGGGGCAGCCAGAGCTGCAGTGGATGAAGATATGCAGCATGTATGAGAAATTCTGCAACCAAGTGGGAGAAGGAATCGCCAGCGCTGTTTTGGTCAGCCTGAGTGCTGTGGTGATCTCTTGCATCTCTGCTTTCAATCTGTTCCGCTTGTATGGCGGTAACAAGGCAAAGAGTAGCACAACACGGTGA
- the LOC133794754 gene encoding serine acetyltransferase 1, chloroplastic-like: MAACVENCRSQNSTIPFSLESNQCQLSNSLCKLVKLCIPTLPKSIPIKSVLWVGEKNPPTSNFLPLVRDEDDEEKVMWIQIQEEALSDVQQEPILHEYYTSSILSHNSLESSLSNLLAMKLSNSSISKTTLLETFYSVFIKEKEIRRAVRNDLKAVRERDPACTSYVHCLLNFKGFQASQAHRVAHKFWCQGRTAMATLIQIRVSEVFGVDIHPGAKIGSGLVIDHANGVVIGETAVVGENVTILHNVTLGGTGKVSGDRHPKIGDGVFIGAGSKVLGNVRIGEGARIGAGSVVLKNLPPNTTAVGNPARLIGV, from the coding sequence ATGGCAGCTTGTGTCGAAAATTGCAGAAGCCAAAACTCAACTATCCCATTTTCCTTAGAATCTAACCAATGCCAACTGAGTAATTCCCTATGCAAGTTGGTCAAATTATGTATACCCACTTTGCCAAAATCCATTCCTATCAAATCTGTACTCTGGGTTGGTGAGAAAAATCCACCAACTTCCAACTTCTTGCCCCTAGTAAgagatgaagatgatgaagaaaaaGTCATGTGGATTCAGATTCAAGAGGAAGCATTGTCCGATGTTCAACAAGAGCCAATTCTCCACGAATACTATACCTCATCGATATTGTCACACAACTCACTCGAAAGCTCGTTATCAAATTTGTTGGCCATGAAGCTAAGCAATTCAAGCATTTCAAAGACAACACTTTTGGAAACATTCTATAGCGTTTTCATCAAAGAGAAGGAAATCAGAAGAGCTGTTAGGAATGATCTGAAAGCCGTAAGAGAACGAGACCCGGCTTGTACTAGTTATGTCCATTGCCTTTTGAACTTCAAAGGCTTCCAAGCTAGTCAAGCGCACAGAGTGGCACATAAGTTTTGGTGTCAAGGAAGGACTGCCATGGCAACTCTGATTCAGATCCGTGTTTCGGAGGTTTTTGGGGTTGATATACATCCTGGAGCTAAGATTGGAAGTGGGTTAGTGATTGACCATGCCAATGGGGTTGTGATTGGGGAGACTGCCGTAGTAGGAGAAAATGTTACGATTCTTCATAATGTGACATTAGGTGGGACAGGTAAGGTTTCTGGGGACAGGCATCCCAAAATTGGCGATGGGGTGTTTATAGGAGCAGGAAGTAAAGTTTTGGGTAATGTTAGAATTGGAGAAGGTGCTAGGATAGGTGCTGGTTCTGTGGTGTTGAAAAATTTGCCTCCTAATACCACTGCTGTTGGAAATCCTGCTAGATTAATTGGGGTTTAA
- the LOC133794757 gene encoding uncharacterized protein LOC133794757 isoform X2, whose protein sequence is MTTSKRLADKKVAKFQKNITKRGAVPETSTKKGNDYPVGPILLGFFVFVVIGSSLFQIIRTATSGGMA, encoded by the exons ATG ACTACCTCAAAGCGCCTTGCTGATAAGAAAGTTGCCAAGTTTCAGAAGAACATTACAAAGAGGGGAGCGGTTCCTGAAACCTCTACAAAGAAAGGAAATGACTACCCAGTTGGGCCTATTCTGCTCGGTTTCTTCGTGTTCGTGGTGATCGGATCAT CCTTGTTCCAGATAATTAGAACCGCTACAAGTGGTGGGATGGCTTAA